From Triticum aestivum cultivar Chinese Spring chromosome 7B, IWGSC CS RefSeq v2.1, whole genome shotgun sequence:
CCGATACAATGGCAGCTAGTTCCAGGGAAGCTACTTCAATGGAAGTTGGATTGCCTAGTTGCTTTTGAGTTCGATTTGAACTAGTTTCCAAGCTTTTTTTTCATCCATGCCTATAAGTATAATTATCTTTTCCAATCCGAGTGTTCCATCGGACTTACTCCATTTGCTTCTAGGGATAGATAGGGCTGGAGTCGTcagtgctagaatgaaatgtgaatGAGAGCATAGATTGATTGTCTCACTGCATGTACGTATAGTAACCGGTTAATAATACTAAGGGTCCCTAATACTAATCTCGACATGAGAGGAACGTGTCCTCTCGGCCTTGATATATACTAACAAATATGGTTTTTTCACTCAGACATGAGAGGTGAGATCGATTATATGATGGAGACAGATGGAGGAGCAGAAAGTGAGAGATTGTGGCGTGAAGCACATGTAAGGTGTACAACTCTTGAGACGGATGCATCGAGGTGCCGGCCTGTGAGAACGCTCGTCATAGCGTTGCGCCATAATTTTGTGATGGGTCTTTCGTTTTAAAAATAGGAGTTTTTCGGGTCTAGTTTACCGGTCCGTCAATAAATGCGTATGAAAAGTGAAATAGTTGATGTGATGGATGTGCCCGGTATCGATCAATGAAACATCGGCTCGACGCAGGATTTCAATAGAACGAAAAACATCGTCAGTAGTAGAGGGATAGGTACTTATTCCCGGCCAGCGGTATCATTGCTGCTCCCCGCCTAATGCGGATCAttgtgcaatgcttatgtgaaatctCAATCCAAAACTTATTCGTTTCGTTGGAAAAACCGACACCGACGTCAAGATCAGTCTCCTTTCCTTTCTCTTTAGTTTGGGAGCAGAGCTTAAAAAGATGGGGGGTCACGATGGATCCTTTTTTTATCCCTGATTCCATGGACGGAATGATTGTGGAATTTAACCCTTCGTCGTCATACCCAAACTCGGTCAATGGGCCGGCTTTTAGCGTAGAAAGTGTGAGTTCGAACTACATGGAGGTGGAGGAATCAATAaattcccctcctccccctaatcCAAACCCTTATTCTCAGATTCCGGATTTAGTCGCCGCAAATGCAAATATGGATTACTTTCACTTCTCTCAAATGCAGATGTTTTACCAAATGCAAATGTTttatcaaatgcatttgaattatTTTAGCAGCCAGCCGCTTTTGCCTATGGTACCTATGTATGTTCATTTTTTATGTCTTTTTATATGCGGTTTTGGTATTTTCCCTTCTAAGCAAACTCTTTTGCGCCATTTGATCTTTAATTGAACTATTTCAGGCTCCGTATTGAATTGAAAAACTCTTTCAGGCTCCGTATTGTATTTATAAACTCTTTAAGGCTCCGTATTGTATTTATAAACTCTTTCAGGCTCCGTATTGAATTGAAAAACTCTTTCTGGCTCCGTATTTCAAACTCGAATTGGATTTTGTGTCGGCTGGCCGGCAGGACCGCCAGCCCGCAGATGTAGGGAGGTCTCCTCTTGAACTGAGAAATCAAAGTCGCGATCTGATAGGTATCTATCCGGACCATGCATCTGGAAAGCGCCGGTTCGATTCCGGCTCGTGACATGAAGAAGAAGTCCCAAACAGGGATCAGATGAGTTTGCACAGCGTTACTTTGTTGACGGAAAATCTAATTGTTCTTCCGGTTCAATGAAGACTATGCTTACTTTCCTTTCTCTTACCGGTCTGTGTTCTATCATGGACCTGTATTCCGTTCCTCGAATCGAGACTTTCTTTTGGTATGATTTCTCAGCATGAAGTGCACTCAAGTGTAGTCAAAATCAATCAAGAGAGTTAGATGGTGCGACATGCATGACTGTTATTTTGCATCACAAATGTCTTTAACCACTCAACATATTTAATGTTGTATGGTTTTCTGGGAAAAAAATATGTTGCTCTAATTCTTTATTTTgtcatgtactacctccgtccttgaAAGAGTATATTTTCGACTTTGTTGGAGCGtaaactatctcaaagtttgatcgagtttgtgcaaaaatatatcaatgtttgtgaaaccaaataggtatatgatgaaaatatatatCTAATGCTACTAATTCGATGGCGTAAATGTTGATGTATTATTGTATGAATACGATCAAACATAAAAAAATACTTTCCAACAAAATTGGAAGTACACTCTTCCACTGGACGGCGTACAAATACTCATTAAGTGATCTGGAGTGAAGTTGTTCCGTCTATCTATGTTAATCAGTGAGCTATATGGTACTGTTGTATATAGTTCCAAGACAAAGAACTTTATTTGTTGAAGTAGTTTTGTTTTTGGTGATTTTTGGATATTGTGAATGAATGAATGTGCCGTGCCTTGGAAATTTACGTTTCCAGTAGTTTCATCTGATCAGATAGCGCTCATGAGTGTTGTATTCCCATTGCCTTGCTACAAGCCCTTCTTTTAGGAGAAAGTGGGCAATGCAAAAGAAAGGCAATACATTTTCTTCTGCTTTTACTTGTAGAGCAGCTCATTTTGGAAAGATTAGCAGTTTTCAAAAGTATCTCTTCTTTGCGTTCCAATGAATAAATATGTCACAAAAAAATTCTACACGGATACTTGCAGTGTCGTACTAATCATGTGGTCTTAGCCTGTTTAATCCACGCTTGTTGGTTTGATACAAACTAGATCGCCGGATGTGTGCCATGAGTCCATGACCCACTAGAATGCGGTGTTCAGGACAGGAGTTGCTGGCGAGAATGTGATAACGATTGGGATCTGGAGGAGAAATGTGTAGATCTGCTGTGATTTTGCTAGGACAGACAAGGGGCTATATGTAAATAAATCAGTGAGTTGATCATGTCCCTCGGATGCAGATCCAAAGGACCACCCATTTGTGGAGCAGCGTATCATATGAAAGACCGTATCACTCGATATTTTCCCCCTCGCCGCCCCAATCATGCGCGCCCGCCCGTGCCCGTCACGCCCTTGTCCCGCGGCCGCGCCCCCAGGCCACGACCCGCGGTACTGCAGCCACGTCCGCGTCGCCCGTTTCATCCCGGCCGTTGCCGACGGGAACAGCGGACGGACGGGGACGGTGCTGGGTGGTGGTGACCTACGGCTACAGGGACGCGCGCCGTCCTTCCTTCCGCTCCTCTGTGTCTGCACACCTTTGGCGCTTCCGCGAGAACTGTTGCCGGGTGGGTCGTGTGTCGGCCCGGCCCGGCTCGGCGGGGCTGGCTGGCTGGCATCCGTCCGCAGGTCGGTCTGTACTGTACTACTGTACTGCAGGGGATGAGGATGTGGGTGGGACGCTGCCTGCCGCGCCCACGCTGCTCTGGCTGACGACGGGGGTGGCCACTGGGCACTGGTCTAGCCTTTGCTTGGATCGTGGGTTTGGTTTCTTACGGTACGGTGGTGGGGGATGCGGAAGGAAAGATGGGTTGAGGGAAAGCAGGCGATGGATCGTAAAGGTCTCCCTAGATGGACTGTAAAGCACTGTACACCGATTTGTTTGCTTCCACCGTGCAATAACAagtgcctctttttttttctttgcgaAATATAACAAGTGCCTCTTTGATCCGGAGAGCCGTAAAAACACGTAAATACATACGGTGCTTCATGTATGTCAAGATCCAGTGTGTATTATAGCTCTCTATATAATTTTTGGCCAagtatatatatagggaaaatatgTTAATGCTTACAGCACCAACTATCATTGGATCTGTTAAATATATTTTAATTTATGCTTGTGTTAGGCCCCGGTGCAAAATGTAGAACGAGACCCTAAAATTGGAATAACAGATAACACAAGCATATTTTCATTTCGTTATATAGCTTCAAAATGCATGTATTTGTTAAAATGTTTAGCAACATAAATACTAATGCAAGATAGTGGTAATATTCAGATGCTCCTCATGTTATACGTTTCATGTTCATGTCCATACTTAATCTTCTCCAAGGTGGAAAGTTGAATCTTGATTAATAATCGAATCAATTtactcatgtactccctccgttcctaaatacttgtctttctagtcattttaacaagtgactacatacagagcaaaatgagtgaatctacactctaaaacatgtctacatacatccgtatgtagtagtcattcaaaatgtctagaaagacaaatatttaggaacggagggagtatcattgaAGTTTACAGCCTATCATCCTCGCAAAAAGAAAGAGAACAATACACCCTAATCCACTAAGGCCATAATTCTTACGAAACAATATTACGCCCATTACTCCATGAGCCCAATAACGCTTCATGCCTTTTTCCTCCTTTCTTTCTTCTCCACCCCGACCATCGGAGTTTCAAAGAAAGTTTCCATGGCGCTGCTACAAGTTTTTTCTTCAGTTCCACCATGTATAAAGGGTGAATCGAAAAATCAAGGCATGGAGGTTTCCCTACCGAGTTCTTCTCCTCCACTACAAGGGTAAGATTTTGGGGGCCTTTGCGGTCGCACAGCTTGCACACCCTTATTGATGGCCCTAATACCGCATTTACCTTAGTTACATGCTGCCAACAAAGCCTTGACACAACATATCTTAGGAGATGCATGCTATCAAATAAAATTTCAGTTTAGCATGTGTCAACACATACGTGCTACCAAACAAGTACAACTGTTATGACAAGGTTATGCATGCTAGCAAACACACCCTAAACTCTAGCCTCTTAGCCTACATCCTAACTGCTATTTACGCCCTCTTGGCCTTCTCTTCTATGAGAAACTCATGCGTCTTTCTATAGCATATACCCTATAAAAAATGTCTATCACCGGCTAAATACATAGTTCAATATTACTCTATATTTCATAAAATTTGACAATTTGCTCCAAATAGAGACATAGCATGGAAAATGCCCTTCTGGGTGTTTATACACCCTATATGGGGAAAATAATAATTTAAAAAGTCAAAAAAAAAGTTTAGAAGTTTTTTTGGGGATAaacttgactttcttttgcactagtGCATAAATATCTGCGAATTAAAAACCATCATTGACTCATGGATTTTTTTATTGCTATATACAAGTCACTCTTCACACTTTCTTGGCCAAAAAAGTGTTTTTTCCCTATAGTCAGCAGGGTTTTTCTTTTGTGGATTTTTTTAACAAGTACGGAATACAATGAATGGTCAAGTTTatttaaaatattttcagaattttttgaatttttatttgaTTACTATTTTTGTTTTCTGAGTATTCCTTCGATTATGTATGTGCGTGCCTCCTTGGTAGAGAAGAATGCGGTAACGTTAGACGCATGCAGTGCCTTGGTGCGCTTGCTAAGTTGTTCCTTCAGAGAACACCGCTAAACAATTTAGGTAGCGCGCACATTTGCCATGCTCTACTTGGGTAGTTTTCAGTAACACACACTGACTGATAAAACAGCTCAACGTTTAGCCCACAAGCATCACCCCTTTATCATCCGGACCAGGTACCGCAATCATCTTTGAAGCAACTTTAATCTGGGGATTTATAACGACGCTGCGGATTCAGATTCAAATCCTTCTCCGAAACAGTGGGCCTAATTTAGACACAATCCCTTCACGTAAATTTAACTAAAAAAACCACTGCATACCTTAAGGAACCGAGTCTAATATCCCTGCCCATCTTCTAAATAAACCCATTGGAGAAAGGGTTTCCTACCAATGTCAATGCTTGATATCATCTATAAAACCGGGAATTCCGACCAGACGGTCTGTATCTTCGCAATCTTGAGCGAAGCATGCCGATATCTGTGTAGCGAACCTTCTTCCCGGAATTCTCCTTCAGTCGAAGTACCGAGTGGCAACTGGATCGACGACAGATCAACTGTGCCACTCATCTTACGGCTACCAACCGTTGTGGGTTCGACCCTGGTGGCTGACTACTGGATGCTGGACCTGAAGGATCCGTCGAGACGTGCCCTTCAACAATACAGCACTTGATTGGCTTCTCAACCTTACCGAACGACACAGCTTTACGAGAGTACAGTTCAACGAACCTGCAGACGCAAAGTACAACATATTTTGAATAATTCAAATCCAAATGGTACAAAGAAAGAGGCTGACCGAAATTGCACATAAAATACGCGTGCCTGGTCTCAGGGATTTATCCAAGGACCACTCCAAGTCTTCAACACTCCAAAATTAAGGCATGCAGGAAAAAAGCACCTTGCCATTCACCTTCACCCACTTAATCGGCGCAAAACAGTTTCGAACTAAACAGGACTGTCACTGCTTTACATTGATTGATCAACATGCTAGATAATCAGATAACAATGCCACGGCATCGGAAGGAAGATTTCATGGCCATCAGATTATAAGTTCATTCCATAGTCCATACTGGACAGACCGTGCACATTCTTATTATGAGAAGGGGTCATTCGAGCCTATGAAAATAGGATACTCTTCTAATAGAAATCCCTATGTCCTTACATTCTATTTAGGATTAGGAATAGGTGTAATCAGACCTGCTTTTGACATATCTATCCTATTCTTATTTGGGTACCATATGCACCTCTTTGGGCTTCTATTGAATCGAGAAATTGGATTGTACATCTTTCATCTTGGTGGTCTTTACCCATTAATGTACACAAATACTTGGAATCAAGCATAATACCAAAATAATACAAATCGGCATGGTACTTTCAAGTATATATATCATGCGTCATTGTGCTTGCTGGCGGAAGAGTGAAATTTATGGATGCATTCCAGGAACAAGGATGTGAGAGCCTAACTTCataggaatgatagactactcatatcaacaaggaattccttcttttctggagCCTATTcaaaaagaactccaaagttaagcatgcttggcttGGAGCGATTTGAGGATGGGTGACTGACTgtgaagttgctcccgggtgtgcatgagtgaggacaaagtgcgtagaaaagacAGATGTTGgtttgtggggccagtctagatcttgCCAGGCGTAACGGCCAGGAACCGATGGATGTGGCCGAGGCGctacagttggtatcagagccgaccctcgcggttacacggccATGTGCGGGTCAGGTGCGCAAGCATGTGGCGCATGGCGCATGTGGCCCGTTGTGGCACACGGCATGAGAGATGTGCCGGACTGGACGCATATACGTGTGCGAAGAGGGAACATTCCTAATGGGCCGACGAGGACGTCAGTTCCTTTGAGTGAGGGTGTATATcaacaaggaattccttcttttctgggagcccattcaaaaagaactctaaagttaagcgtgcttggcttGGAGCGATTTGAGGATGAGTGACCGACTGAGAAGTTGCTTCCGGATGCGCATGAGTGAAGACAAAGTGCACAAGAAAGACTAGTGTTAGTTTGTGGGGCCAATCTAGATCCTACCAGGCGTAACGGCCAGGAACCGGTGGATGTGGCCGAGGAGTTACAAAGGATATGGAGAAGATGAATAAAGAATGTCCAAGATAGTGCTCATGGCTGTAGTTCAGTTGTTTCAGCAATGTTGGATGAACAGCAGATTCAGCTAACAGTGAGCAACATCAGTAAATCTTTCTTCATTGATGAGATGAGAAGGGCACATGGTTTAGGTGTTTTCTAAACGCTGTACTGGGGAGATTCAACAATGAGCTAACAACAGTGTTTTTTTTGGATTCTGTAGGTAACAATCAATAAAGTAAGAAACAATTACACATGGAATTTTGATGGATACCAGAAAGGAATTTGTGAAGAAACAAATAACCATACAAGAATGTCAAAAGAGTGAAGAAAATAAATTACCTCGTTGCAGCATCCACTGACTCCAGTTTGACAAATGCAAAGCCCTTACAAATAGGATCACGGGTCTTCTTAGTTCCAGAGTTTGCTGGATTTATAGTTACCAGGCCAGGAAACCCTTTGAAAGCTAGGTTCAGGTCCTTATGTATGTTCTTCTTTTTCGGGAGGTTCCAAATACGAACATGAACGCCATCATTACTGCGATCTGTGACAACAGGAAATTCATCAAGAAAATCAGGCTCATGTTCAACAATACTTTCTTCAGAATCTTCCATAGCACCTAAATCACAAAATGAAGTGCCAACAATTTCAAAAGGTTTCCAAACTGCAAAGCTGAGCTATCTACTAAGGAGAGTGGATAACAAAGAAAATGTATATAATATACAATTAATTAATTATCTCCATATGTTATTACTCTGAGAGAAAAAGATAAATAGTACCATATCGACATTCACTTTAAGGCTTACGGAAATTCCATGAGGCAGTTTCTGAACATGTTTTTGTCACTGGTATTAGGCCGTTGGACTTGGTGTATAAAGAATTTGCAGAGATCATGTGTATATGACGTAACATCGTAAGATACCAATAATGGTCGGTGTTAGAAGGGAACGACCGAGCAGCCAAAAATCTGAGAATTACCAGCTTGTTGCTTGTAGGAACTGAGCATTTCTGAATAATCTTTGAAGATCTTTGCATTTTCTGCCTCACATTTTATTTACTAGTTTGCCGCATTTTTGGCCCTTGTAGTAAGCATAGTTACTACTCCTTGAGTACTATACATAAGTTATTTAAAGGGTGAAATTATCTTTAGCGAGTATTGATCTAAACCCTCTTATACTCCCTgtctccctccgttcctaaatataagtctttgtatagattttgctatggactacatacgaagcaaaatgaatgaatctacactctaaaatgcatctatatacatccgtatgcggtccatagtgaaatctctacaaagacttatattgagGGAGTAATTTACTAATATTCCTGTGGAACACTGTAGTATTAGTTTTATGCTGAAGCAACAAATGCCACAACTCAGTGAGCTGACGAGAACGCAGAGGGAGCTAACCTGCGCCGGTTTCTGTGTCCGAGCCGTTGGCTTTGAGGTTCTTGGGCGCA
This genomic window contains:
- the LOC123156715 gene encoding uncharacterized protein, translated to MPLLQLPTACGAAAASSAPGPFSLSRPPPSRLRASHVLFAFPRLRKYGRRNREPVPTTLDDDEDEADEDDDDDVEEAVDEDIFLKNRPKPAGFGVGKTYTTDVEEQLLREMGIGGAGRKSKSAAPKNLKANGSDTETGADRSNDGVHVRIWNLPKKKNIHKDLNLAFKGFPGLVTINPANSGTKKTRDPICKGFAFVKLESVDAATRFVELYSRKAVSFGKVEKPIKCCIVEGHVSTDPSGPASSSQPPGSNPQRLVAVR